The following proteins come from a genomic window of Geothrix edaphica:
- a CDS encoding PKD domain-containing protein, protein MRNLLITLALLGTLALGAQGTGTLSVTPGIPVTGVPTTFLLSASPAPVGAVVWDFGDGTSLSGGSVATHVYARSGPYLVQAVYPVVVGQVFQTAQLPLRVADRFGPAAPFSISMLRLRWEDGRVDTTVEQGFSPLAAFADVKFEGTGLLQAQWVVDDIPLGTFTASLAFAGAVTLDSSRMIPLPTTAYGEHLVTLRILSPVVPFESPRIRYFVKLGGEEAPQVDEVAPSAVRPGEETELRIRGRRLAPGMAVSFGKDIALVAPLRFPEPGWAIARVFVAPTAHPGFREAQAFSKAGRSRGPARLEVLPRPRQTASAGPVPPAPLLAFLWSEGDGVAKPSLLRALTAAFFPPEEGYSAGEAPNLFQRPSGEE, encoded by the coding sequence ATGCGAAACCTCCTCATCACCCTCGCGCTCCTCGGCACCCTGGCCCTGGGGGCCCAGGGCACCGGCACCCTCTCCGTGACCCCCGGCATCCCGGTCACGGGGGTTCCCACCACGTTCCTGCTGTCCGCCAGTCCGGCGCCGGTCGGCGCCGTGGTCTGGGACTTCGGGGATGGCACCTCCCTCAGCGGCGGATCCGTGGCGACCCATGTCTACGCGCGGTCCGGGCCCTACCTGGTGCAGGCGGTCTATCCGGTGGTGGTCGGGCAGGTGTTCCAGACCGCCCAGCTGCCGCTACGGGTGGCGGACCGCTTCGGGCCCGCGGCCCCGTTCAGCATCTCCATGCTGCGCCTCCGCTGGGAGGATGGCCGCGTGGACACCACCGTGGAGCAGGGCTTCAGCCCCCTGGCCGCCTTCGCGGACGTGAAGTTCGAAGGCACGGGGCTGCTCCAGGCCCAGTGGGTGGTGGATGACATCCCGCTGGGCACGTTCACGGCGTCCCTGGCCTTCGCCGGCGCGGTCACCCTGGACTCGAGCCGCATGATCCCCCTGCCCACCACGGCCTACGGCGAGCACCTGGTCACCCTCAGGATCCTCTCGCCGGTGGTGCCCTTCGAGTCGCCCCGGATCCGCTACTTCGTGAAGCTGGGCGGCGAGGAGGCCCCCCAGGTGGATGAGGTGGCCCCCTCGGCGGTGCGCCCCGGCGAGGAGACGGAGCTCCGCATCCGCGGCCGCCGTCTGGCCCCGGGCATGGCCGTCTCCTTCGGCAAGGACATCGCCCTGGTAGCGCCGCTTCGGTTCCCGGAGCCCGGCTGGGCCATCGCCCGGGTCTTCGTGGCTCCCACGGCCCACCCGGGTTTCCGCGAGGCCCAGGCCTTCAGCAAGGCCGGGCGGAGTCGCGGCCCGGCGCGGCTGGAGGTGCTGCCCCGGCCCCGGCAGACAGCTTCGGCTGGACCGGTGCCGCCCGCGCCCCTCCTGGCCTTCCTCTGGTCCGAGGGAGATGGCGTGGCGAAGCCCAGCCTGCTCCGGGCGCTGACGGCGGCCTTCTTCCCTCCGGAGGAAGGGTATTCCGCCGGAGAGGCCCCAAACCTCTTCCAGCGGCCTTCCGGAGAAGAATGA
- the tadA gene encoding tRNA adenosine(34) deaminase TadA: protein MWSGDDIYFMKLALEEAEKADRLDEVPVGAVLVSEGALLGRGHNHPVKLNDPTAHAEIQALRSAGAWAKNYRLTGATLYVTLEPCLMCFGALIHARVGRVVFGASDPKVGVSRWLDTLDGAALNHRFAFEGGLLEPECREQLQAFFRRRRT, encoded by the coding sequence ATGTGGAGCGGTGACGACATCTACTTCATGAAGCTCGCCCTCGAGGAGGCCGAGAAGGCGGACCGCCTGGACGAGGTGCCCGTGGGCGCCGTGCTGGTGTCAGAAGGTGCCCTCCTGGGCCGCGGCCACAACCACCCCGTGAAGCTGAACGACCCCACGGCCCATGCGGAGATCCAGGCGCTGCGCAGCGCCGGGGCCTGGGCCAAGAACTACCGGCTCACGGGCGCCACGCTCTACGTGACGCTGGAGCCCTGCCTCATGTGCTTCGGCGCGCTGATCCACGCCCGGGTCGGGCGCGTGGTGTTTGGCGCCTCGGACCCCAAGGTGGGCGTCAGCCGCTGGCTGGACACCCTGGACGGCGCGGCCCTGAACCACCGCTTCGCCTTCGAGGGGGGCCTGCTGGAGCCGGAATGCCGGGAGCAGCTGCAGGCCTTCTTCCGGCGGCGGCGTACCTGA
- the carB gene encoding carbamoyl-phosphate synthase large subunit — translation MPKRTDLKSVLVLGSGPIQIGQACEFDYSGTQALKALREEGIRTILLNSNPASIMTDPGRADATYIEPLTLAVLEKVIEAERPDAILPTVGGQTALNLAMEAHESGLLERTGVMLIGAQPEAINRGEDRQLFKALMDDLGLETCRGGFAHNMGEARDLLKLTGFPAIIRPSFTLGGSGGGIAYNVEEFETIVARGLDLSPTKQVLIEESILGWKEFELEVVRDLDDNVEVICSIENLDPMGIHTGDSITVAPALTLTDPEYQRMRDAALAVIRAVGVETGGSNIQFALDPETSRIIVIEMNPRVSRSSALASKATGFPIAWVATKLALGYRLWELPNAITRMTKAAFEPVLDYVVVKIPRFTFEKFPQAEKVLGTQMKSVGEVMSLGRSFQEALQKAVRSLEEGHKGISGALEGKLDLGRLKEHLLIPGPQRIFWVYHALKAGHSVEELHRLTNITPWFLREIEEIVVLEGRLRSFPVDRLPEELLEKAKRAGFADDQIAVFCSGTEAEVAARREALGLRPAYKRVDTCAGEFQAETPYLYGTWEDHSEAEPTDRPKAIVLGSGPNRIGQGVEFDCCCVQAVEAIRASGVEAILINCNPETVSTDFDTSDRLYFEPLTYEHVKAVVDREAAGGKLLGVFAQFGGQTPLKLAGPLHAAGVKLLGTPLNAILDAEDRERFGQALRRLDIPAPAWGMATSYEQARDIAQRLAYPVMVRPSFVLGGRAMAVVFDDAGLEKYMREAVAVSNDQPILLDRFLDGAQELDIDVVCDGEQVVIAGLLAHIEEAGIHSGDSYAVIPALGVPEDILETVKGYARKLALDLGVRGLMNLQFAVKDGIAYCLEANPRASRTVPFVSKATGMDWAGVAARIGLGQSLKQQGVTDGVPRAVSVKGVVFPFAKFPGVDPVLGPEMKSTGEVMGIGDGFGEAYAKALLAAGIPLPLSGTVFLTVNDRDKARLPELAHKLVALGFGLCATEGTARTLESVGLKVRKIFKVNEGRPNAVDLLKNGEVQWVINTPLGRDAFFDESAIRREALRLKIPCLTNLSAALAACEAVETLRGEMKVRAIQSLG, via the coding sequence ATGCCTAAGCGGACGGATCTGAAGAGTGTGCTGGTGCTGGGTTCCGGCCCCATCCAGATCGGCCAGGCCTGCGAGTTCGACTACTCGGGGACGCAGGCGCTGAAGGCCCTGAGGGAGGAGGGCATCCGCACCATCCTGCTGAACTCCAACCCGGCCTCGATCATGACGGACCCGGGCCGGGCCGACGCCACCTACATCGAGCCCCTCACCCTGGCGGTGCTGGAGAAGGTCATCGAGGCCGAGCGGCCCGACGCCATCCTGCCCACCGTGGGCGGCCAGACGGCCCTCAACCTCGCCATGGAGGCCCACGAGAGCGGGCTGCTGGAGCGCACGGGGGTCATGCTCATCGGCGCCCAGCCCGAGGCCATCAACCGCGGCGAGGACCGCCAGCTCTTCAAGGCCCTCATGGACGACCTGGGCCTGGAGACCTGCCGCGGCGGCTTCGCCCACAACATGGGCGAGGCCCGCGACCTGCTCAAGCTCACGGGCTTCCCCGCCATCATCCGCCCCAGCTTCACCCTGGGCGGCAGCGGCGGCGGCATCGCCTACAACGTGGAGGAGTTCGAGACCATCGTGGCCCGGGGCCTGGACCTGAGCCCCACCAAGCAGGTGCTCATCGAGGAGAGCATCCTGGGCTGGAAGGAGTTCGAGCTGGAGGTGGTGCGGGATCTCGACGACAACGTCGAGGTGATCTGCTCCATCGAGAACCTGGACCCCATGGGCATCCACACGGGCGACAGCATCACGGTGGCGCCCGCGCTCACGCTCACGGACCCCGAGTACCAGCGCATGCGCGACGCGGCCCTGGCCGTCATCCGCGCAGTGGGCGTGGAGACCGGCGGCTCGAACATCCAGTTCGCGCTGGACCCCGAGACCAGCCGCATCATCGTCATCGAGATGAACCCCCGCGTGAGCCGCAGCTCCGCGCTGGCCTCGAAGGCCACGGGCTTCCCCATCGCCTGGGTGGCCACGAAGCTGGCCCTCGGCTACCGGCTCTGGGAGCTGCCCAATGCCATCACCCGCATGACCAAGGCGGCCTTCGAGCCGGTGCTGGACTACGTGGTGGTGAAGATCCCGCGCTTCACCTTCGAGAAGTTCCCCCAGGCCGAGAAGGTGCTGGGCACGCAGATGAAGAGCGTGGGCGAGGTCATGAGCCTGGGTCGCAGCTTCCAGGAGGCCCTGCAGAAGGCCGTGCGCTCGCTGGAGGAAGGCCACAAGGGCATCTCCGGCGCCCTGGAAGGGAAGCTGGACCTGGGCCGCCTCAAGGAGCACCTGCTCATCCCCGGGCCCCAGCGCATCTTCTGGGTCTACCACGCGCTCAAGGCCGGCCACAGCGTGGAGGAGCTGCACCGCCTCACGAATATCACGCCCTGGTTCCTGCGCGAGATCGAGGAGATCGTGGTGCTGGAGGGCCGCCTCCGCAGCTTCCCTGTGGATCGCCTGCCCGAGGAGCTGCTGGAGAAGGCCAAGCGCGCCGGTTTCGCGGACGATCAGATCGCCGTGTTCTGCTCGGGCACCGAGGCCGAGGTCGCCGCCCGCCGCGAGGCCCTGGGCCTGCGTCCGGCCTACAAGCGGGTGGACACCTGCGCCGGCGAGTTCCAGGCCGAGACACCCTACCTCTACGGCACCTGGGAAGATCACAGCGAGGCCGAGCCCACGGACCGCCCCAAGGCCATCGTGCTGGGGAGCGGGCCCAACCGCATCGGCCAGGGCGTGGAGTTCGACTGCTGCTGCGTGCAGGCGGTGGAGGCCATCCGGGCCAGCGGGGTGGAGGCCATCCTCATCAACTGCAACCCCGAGACCGTCAGCACGGACTTCGACACCAGCGACCGCCTCTACTTCGAACCCCTCACCTACGAGCATGTGAAGGCCGTGGTGGACCGCGAGGCCGCCGGCGGCAAGCTCCTGGGCGTCTTCGCCCAGTTCGGCGGGCAGACGCCGCTCAAGCTGGCCGGCCCCCTGCATGCCGCGGGCGTGAAGCTCCTGGGCACGCCGCTCAACGCCATCCTCGACGCCGAGGACCGCGAGCGGTTCGGCCAGGCCCTCAGGCGCCTGGACATCCCGGCCCCGGCCTGGGGCATGGCCACCAGCTACGAACAGGCCAGGGACATCGCCCAGCGCCTGGCCTACCCCGTGATGGTGCGTCCCAGCTTCGTGCTGGGCGGCCGCGCCATGGCCGTGGTCTTCGATGATGCGGGCCTCGAGAAGTACATGCGGGAAGCCGTGGCCGTGAGCAACGACCAGCCCATCCTGCTGGACCGCTTCCTGGACGGCGCGCAGGAGCTGGACATCGACGTGGTGTGTGACGGCGAGCAGGTGGTCATCGCCGGCCTCCTGGCCCACATCGAGGAGGCGGGCATCCACAGCGGCGACAGCTACGCCGTGATCCCCGCCCTGGGCGTGCCCGAGGACATCCTGGAGACCGTGAAGGGCTACGCCCGGAAGCTGGCCCTGGATCTGGGCGTGCGTGGCCTCATGAACCTGCAGTTCGCCGTGAAGGACGGCATCGCCTACTGCCTGGAGGCCAACCCCCGGGCCAGCCGCACGGTGCCCTTCGTGAGCAAGGCCACGGGCATGGACTGGGCCGGCGTCGCCGCCCGCATCGGCCTGGGCCAGAGCCTGAAGCAGCAGGGCGTCACCGATGGTGTGCCCCGCGCCGTGTCGGTCAAGGGCGTGGTCTTCCCCTTCGCCAAGTTCCCGGGCGTGGATCCGGTGCTGGGCCCCGAGATGAAGAGCACGGGCGAGGTCATGGGCATCGGCGACGGCTTCGGCGAGGCCTACGCCAAGGCCCTGCTGGCGGCGGGCATCCCGTTGCCGCTGTCGGGCACGGTGTTCCTCACGGTCAACGACCGGGACAAGGCGCGCCTGCCGGAGCTGGCCCACAAGCTGGTGGCCCTGGGCTTCGGCCTCTGTGCCACCGAGGGAACGGCCCGCACGCTGGAGTCCGTGGGCCTCAAGGTGCGCAAGATCTTCAAGGTGAACGAGGGCCGGCCCAACGCCGTGGATCTGCTGAAGAACGGCGAGGTGCAGTGGGTCATCAACACACCCCTGGGCCGCGACGCCTTCTTCGACGAGAGTGCCATCCGCCGCGAGGCCCTGCGCCTGAAGATCCCCTGCCTCACCAACCTCAGCGCCGCCCTCGCCGCCTGCGAAGCCGTCGAGACCCTGCGCGGCGAGATGAAGGTGCGGGCGATCCAGTCCTTGGGATGA
- the carA gene encoding glutamine-hydrolyzing carbamoyl-phosphate synthase small subunit, whose product MQAHLILKDGTIFRGRAPLGFGGGGEAVFTTAMAGYQEILTDPSFAGQMVCMTFPEQGIYGIHADLNEGTRPWATGLLCRRLTFAPDHTRSEGDLAGWLKRHHIPVMTDLDTRALTQHLRDQGSQPSLIWTELDGSLDAGVAKARALSDMTGQALCAEVSCKDRYELNPGGAFRVAVLDGGIKLGILRQLEAVGLHLEVFPWDAPAAELAAKRFHGLFLSNGPGDPAALPGMQKEVEACIGKLPIFGICLGHQLLGQAFGGRTFKLKFGHRGANQPVHDLMTGRIEITAQNHGFAVDEASLPKEIEVTHKHLSDGTVEGLRHTKLPIFSLQHHPEASPGPHDAHPAFQRFVAMLQEVHHA is encoded by the coding sequence ATGCAAGCGCACCTGATCCTGAAGGACGGGACCATTTTCCGGGGGCGCGCGCCGTTGGGCTTCGGCGGGGGCGGCGAGGCGGTGTTCACCACGGCCATGGCCGGCTACCAGGAGATCCTCACGGATCCCAGCTTCGCGGGCCAGATGGTCTGCATGACCTTCCCCGAGCAGGGCATCTACGGCATCCACGCCGACCTGAACGAGGGCACGCGGCCCTGGGCCACGGGCCTGCTCTGCCGCCGCCTCACCTTCGCGCCGGACCACACCCGCTCCGAGGGCGACCTGGCGGGCTGGCTCAAGCGCCACCACATCCCCGTGATGACCGACCTCGACACGCGCGCGCTCACCCAGCACCTGCGCGATCAGGGCTCCCAGCCCTCGCTCATCTGGACTGAGTTGGACGGCAGCCTGGATGCGGGCGTGGCCAAGGCCAGGGCCCTGTCGGACATGACCGGCCAGGCCCTCTGCGCCGAGGTGAGCTGCAAGGACCGCTACGAGCTGAACCCCGGCGGCGCCTTCCGCGTGGCGGTGCTGGATGGCGGCATCAAGCTCGGCATCCTGAGGCAGCTGGAGGCCGTGGGCCTGCACCTGGAGGTCTTTCCCTGGGACGCCCCGGCCGCGGAGCTGGCCGCCAAGCGCTTCCACGGGCTCTTCCTCAGCAATGGCCCCGGCGATCCCGCCGCGCTGCCCGGCATGCAGAAGGAGGTCGAGGCCTGCATCGGCAAGCTGCCCATCTTCGGCATCTGCCTGGGCCACCAGCTGCTGGGCCAGGCCTTCGGCGGCCGCACCTTCAAGCTCAAGTTCGGCCACCGCGGCGCCAACCAGCCCGTGCACGACCTCATGACCGGCCGCATCGAGATCACGGCCCAGAACCACGGCTTCGCGGTGGATGAGGCCAGCCTGCCGAAGGAGATCGAGGTCACCCACAAGCACCTCAGCGACGGCACCGTCGAGGGCCTGCGGCACACCAAGCTGCCGATCTTCTCGCTCCAGCATCACCCGGAGGCCTCGCCCGGACCCCACGACGCCCACCCGGCCTTCCAGCGCTTCGTCGCTATGCTCCAGGAGGTCCACCATGCCTAA